In the Sulfurovum sp. UBA12169 genome, TGGAGACGGTGCAGGAGCAGCAATGATCTGTGCTACCGAAAATAAAGCAGAAGCTCTCATAGATATCCATGCCAGCGCGGACGGCGCGTATGCAGATTTTTTAGTTACTCCTGCACCCGGAGCAGTGCATCCTGCGAGTCAAAAAATGATTGACGAAGGGCTTCAGTTTGTGCAAATGAAGGGAAATGAAACTTTTAAATTGGCAGTAAAAACATTAACAAAAGATGTCCAGGAGATATTGGAGACCAATGGCATAACCGCCGAAGATATTCCTCACTTTATTCCCCATCAAGCAAATTACCGCATCATTAAAGCAGTAGGCGATGCTTTGAAGATGAGAGAAGATCAGGTTGTTCTTACGGTAGGAAAATACGGCAATACCTCAGCCGCTTCTATCCCTATGGCAATCAACGATATTTATGAAGAGGGAAGACTTAAAACGGGTGATTTGATGCTGCTGGATACTTTTGGCGGAGGATTGACTTGGGCGAGCGCCTTGCTTCCTTTTGCCGGCAAAGCAAAGCAATAAAATAAAGGGAAGTGGTTTTTGAAAATCGGTTTTATCGGAGATATTGTAGGTAAACCCGGCCGTCTTACGGTAAAGCGCCATCTTGAGCGCTTAAAACAAGAGCACTTTCTTGACTACGTGATAGCGAACTATGAAAATGCAAGTCACGGCTTTGGTCTCACAGAAAAAAACTGCGTAGAATTGCTAGGTTGCGGCATAGATATGATGACCGGCGGCAATCATAGCTTTGACAAGAAAGAGGTTTTGCCACTTTTTGATACCTATCCTCTTATTCGCCCCATTAACTATCCTCAAGAAACACCGGGAAAAGGGGTTTATGAGACTACTATATCAGGTCAAAAAATAGCCATACTAAACCTTATGGGTTACTATACTATGCCTATGGTGGACAATCCGTTTACTGTAATCTCGCGAGAAATTAAGCGGCTTAAAATGAAAAATATAAAGCATATAGTGATAGATATGCATGCTGAGGCGAGCAGTGAAAAGCAAGTACTTTTACATATGCTCAAAAAGGATGTAAGCGCTATACTCGGAACGCATACCCACGTAGGCACAGATGATTTGCAAATCGTAGAGGGATGCTGTTATGTTACCGACGTAGGGCTTACCGGCTGCAGAGACGGTGTGATCGGTATGCACCATGATGTACCCATAAAACGGTTTTTAACGGGATTGGGGGGGCATTTTAGCGTGCCTGAGACCTGTAAAACACTTTTGCAGATGGTGATATTTGAGCTTGATGATGAGGGGCGCTGCAGGGACGCAAAAAAAATAAAGATCTATGACAATACCCCCCAGATCGTCACAGATGCTTGGACAGATTGATGTTATGAATTGAGTTTAATGCGTACTTTTTTAGGATCTAGAAGTGCAATCGCTTCTTTTATCATGGGTTCTTCCAAGATGGTGGAGGGGTCTTTTTCTTTGGCTGCCTCTGTTTCCCCGGCTTCTGAAGAAACACAGGAGTTTTTCATTTCAATTTCTTCTATCATGGAAGAAAAATTACTGCATTCTTCTGATTCTTTATCGTAAGATGAAGTAATATTTTTTTTCATTTCGCTGCTATGCAGGTTCGGCAGATTTTCTTTGGCGATATTGATAATTTTTGTCTCAAGTCCAAACAGCTCTTTAACAAACATATTGATAACCCCCCAATGAGCAATAAGGAGTTTTTTCTCCTCCCCCTCTGCCGTAGAAGCCCATGTGAGTTGATTGTTTTGAAAGCTTTCAAAGGTGATATTGGCCTCAAAACATGCACCCAGCTCATAATTTCGGTCAAATATTTTTTCAATGAGTGTCTCGAAACTATTTTGATAGGGATTTGCCTCGGTAATTTGGGCTGTTTGTTCATTGAATTCCTGCAAAGAAGGCAAAGATGCTTCTTGTGTTTCGGGAATAGGCGCCATTTTGTCGGCAACAAGCATTCTGTTCGTTTGTTTTTCTGTTTTTTCTTCAAGAGAGACAGTTGTTTTTTGAATTTCTATTTTTGAAGGCAAAGAGGAAACAATCTCTTCTTGGGTAATGGTAATGACTTCGGTGGGAACAATGATTTCTTCTTTGTTTGCACAAGCAGATGTCGACACAGAGATCTGCACCCCCTTGAGTTCATTTTTTAAAGATTTGATCATCGCATCAATCTCTTTAATTTCTAACGCTTCTATCATTTTGAAGAGTGTTAAAGTCAGCACAAACTCACCATCGCTTCCCAGAGCAAGTAAATTTTTCGCATCGGCGATCACTCTAAAAAAACGTTCTATGATCATTGCCGAAAATATTGTATTTTGTGCAAGAAGCAACTCTTTGAGATAAAGAGTGAGTTCATCAAGTATCATTTCTGCTTCATACCCCGATGCCATATGGATAAAGGTAAGTATTTTTGAACGGTCTTTGTGCAGGATGTCTTCAAGCAGCTGGCCTAAAATGCTTGGGTTTATAATGCCAAGCATTCCCGTAACCGTACTGATATCAACAAAATTTTTAGAATAAACAATGGCTTGGTCAAGCAGTGTCAACGAATCTCTTAGGCTTCCTGCACCGCTACGGGCGATGATATCTAGAGCCTCTTTTTCGTATTCTATATTTTCAAGATTGAGAATATGCTCAAGATGCCCAAGCACAAGATTGTGAGATATTTTTTTAAATCTAAAGTGCTGTGTTCTTGAAAGAATGGTTGCGGGTAATTTCAGCGGATCGGTTGTAGCTAAAATAAATTTTACAAAGCCAGGAGGTTCCTCGAGCGTCTTAAGCAGTGCGTTAAATGCTTGCGGGGTTAACATGTGGACTTCATCGATAATGAAAATCTTATACCTTGCCAAACTTGGTTTGTATTTGGTGTGTTCGATAAGATCTTTAATGTCGTCAATTCCACGATTAGACGCAGCATCCATCTCAACAATATCTATATGGCGATTTTCATTTGCCATAACACAATGAATGCATTCTCCGCAGGGGTGTGAAGTTGTTCCTTTTTCACAAAGCAATGCCTTGGCAAAAATTCGTGCCGTAGAGGTCTTTCCGCTTCCGCGCAGCCCTGAAAAAAGATAGGCATGAGAAAGTCTGTCGCCGTCAAGAGCAAGTGAGAGTGTCTGAGAAACCGCCTCTTGACCGATCAGGTCATCAAAAGTGGCAGGCCGGTATTTTCTGGCAAGGGCTAAAGACACAGTGACTCCTTCATTTTGACTTTTATTTTAATTTTTAAACGATTTTTATAGTAATATATTGTAGTGAAATTTTACTTTTGATTGGTATAATTGATGAGGCGATCTATTATTTTATAAAGGGGGCAAAATGAAATGGGAAGATCGGCGCCAAAGTGATAATGTAGAAGACAAGCGCAACAGTTCTCCCATAGGAGGGGGCACTCCTTCGATGGGTACGATTATGATGATCTGGCCTCTGATTAGACCTTTGCTTAGAACCAAGTTTGGCTGGGTGCTGATCTTTCTTGGGGTGCTTGCCTATATAAACGGATTCAATCCTCTTTCAATCTTGGGAATCAGCGAGCAGGGGAGCACTCAGATTGTCGATCAGGCAAAAGATGACCGTCAGGCTGCCTTTATTTCTACGGTGCTTGCAGATATTGAAGAGGTCTGGAAAGAGACGCTTCCCAAATACGGCATTCGGTATAAAGAGCCAAAAGTGGTACTTTACCGTAATGCAACCCAAAGCGGATGCGGATTTGCCAGTGCACAGATGGGGCCTTTTTATTGTCCTGCTGATCAAAAAGTTTATCTTGATCTTGGTTTCTTTGATGAGCTGGCCAAAAGACACGGCGCACCGGGCGATTTTGCTCAGGCTTATGTTTTGGCACATGAAGTAGGGCATCATATCCAGAATCTCCAAGGAACACTCGATAAGGTGCAGCAGGCAAAACAACAATGGGGCAGCAATAGCGTCAAAGCAAATGCACTGCAGGTCAAAGTAGAGCTTCAGGCAGATTGTTATGCTGGTGCATGGGCACATCATGCACAAAAGCGTTTTGATATCCTTGAGCCTGGAGATGTGGAAGAGGCGCTTAAGGCAGCGAGTGCGATCGGGGATGATACCCTTCAAAAAAAAGCGCAGGGCTATGTCGTACCCGATGCCTTTACGCATGGGAGTTCCCAGCAGCGCGTAGAATGGTTCAGGCGCGGTTTTCAAAACGGAGACCTTCGTGAGTGCAATACTTTTTGATAAACAACGGCCTTGTTGGAATTAATGACTACTTGGGTATAATCCTGCCAAGAAAATATAGACCAACCAAGTGAGAAAAAATGAGTTACAATCCAAAAGAGATTGAAGCCAAATGGCAGAAAACATGGGAAGATGAAGAAGCATTTGAGCCTTCAGATTCTTTGGAGCAAAAGAAAAAATATATTTTAAGTATGTTTCCCTATCCAAGCGGACGTATCCATATGGGACATGTGCGTAACTATGCTATAGGCGATGCTTTTGCCCGTTATTATCGTAAGCAAGATTATAACGTATTGCATCCTATCGGGTGGGATGCCTTTGGAATGCCTGCTGAGAATGCAGCAATCAAACATAAACTTCATCCCAAAAAATGGACTTACGAAAATATAGAATATATGCGTAAAGAATTGGCTTCTTTGGGACTTTCGTTCTCCAAAACCCGTGAGTTTGCTACCTGTGATGAACTCTATACAAGGTGGGAACAAGAGTTTATTATCAAAATGTATGAAGAGGGATTGCTTTATCGCGAATCCACTACGGTCAACTGGTGTGAGACGTGCCATACGGTATTGGCTAATGAGCAGGTAGAGGAAGGATGCTGTTGGCGTTGTGATAATCCCGTACAGCTCAAGCAAATGCCGGGGTACTATATTGATATCATTAAGTATGCAGATGAACTCTTGAGCGATCTTGAGAAGCTTGAAGGCAAATGGCCTTCCCAGGTTCTCACAATGCAAAGCAATTGGATAGGAAAATCCCAAGGTTTGGAGCTTGAATTTAAACTGAGCCAAGAGAGTAGGAAAAAACTTGACGGAAAGTTTGAAGGATACACCGTCTTTACTACACGCCCGGACACTATTTACGGTGTGACGTATTCGGCACTCGCCGCAGAGCATCCCATTACAAAATATCTTATAGAAAATAACCTGCTCAAGACGGATACGGCTCAAAAAATTACAGCCATTGCCAATATGACAGAAAGAGAAAGAGCACAAGCAGACAAAGAAGGATACGCCCTTGGCATCACGGTGATTCATCCTCTTACGGGCGAAGAGATCCCTGTGTGGACGGCAAACTTCGTGTTGGCTTCTTATGGCGGGGGTGCTGTAATGGCAGTGCCTGCACATGATGAGAGAGATTTTGAATTTGCCTCAAAATACGATCTTCCCATAAAGCGAGTAATACACGGAAACGATGACATTCTTCCCTATACCCAAGAGGGTATATTGGAAAATTCTGACGTTTTTACGGGAATGAAAAATATAGAAGCCAAAGCAGCCGTTATCGCGCTTTTCGAAGAGAACAAACAGGGCAAGGGAACCACAAACTATAAGTTGAGAAATTGGGGAGTAAGCCGTCAGCGCTATTGGGGCGCTCCTATACCTTTTGTCCATTGTGAAAAGTGCGGGCTTGTGCCTGAAAAGATAGAAAATCTACCCATTGCGTTACCCGAAGATGTCCAAATTACAGGCGAAGGCAATCCTTTGGAGAATCACCCCGTATGGAAACACTGTATTTGCCCAAAATGCGGAAATGATGCTTTGCGTGAAACCGATACGCTTGATACCTTTGTGCAATCAAGCTGGTATCAGTTTCGATATGCAACCAATCCTAAGAAATGGAACGAGGTGGGTATTGACAAAGAAGAGGCAAATTATTGGCTGGCCGTGGACCAGTATATCGGCGGAATAGAACATGCCATCTTGCATCTGCTTTATGCACGATTTTTTACTAAAGTGTTACGGGATTTGGGTTATCATGATATTGATGAGCCGTTTGAGCGTCTTTTGACGCAGGGAATGGTGCTTATGGACGGTGCAAAGATGAGCAAATCCAAAGGCAATACGGTTGACCCCGATGCATTGATAGCAAAATACGGAGCCGATACCGCCAGGCTTTTTACTCTTTTTGCCGCGCCTCCCCAAAAAGAACTTGAATGGAATGATTCTGCGGTGGAGGGTGCATTTAGGTTTATCAAAAAACTTTATGACAGAAAAGAAAAAGTTACACATAATGCGCTTCGGGACATAGATCAAAAGGCCCTGGGAAAGGAAACTAAAGCCGCAAGAGCAAAAGTATATGAAGCTTTACAAAAATCTACGGATGTCTATGAAAAAACGTTTGCATTCAACACCCTTATTGCGGCATGCATGGAAGCACTTAATGCGCTGGACAAACAAGACAATGCGGAGGTGTGGAGTGAAGGAATGTATATTATGCTTAATCTTTTGGAGCCGATCATTCCGCATGTTGCAACAGAGTTAAGCGATGTTTTGTTTGATCGCAAAAATCTCCAGTCCATTCTTGAAGTTAAAAGCGAGGTTTTTGTGCAGGATGTGATCGTGTATGTCGTGATGATCGGAGGTAAAAAGCGTACCGAGATTGAAGCGGATCCAAATATGGGCCAA is a window encoding:
- a CDS encoding 3-oxoacyl-ACP synthase, with protein sequence MSQAKQKYASFRSIGAYVPKKILSNADLEKMVDTTDEWIVKRTGIKERHIAAEDEFTSDMGAKAAQLAIDRSGVLKEDIDLILCATVTPDYFNMPSTACIISNKLDIHNVQAFDISAACSGFVYLLSIAKAFIESGMKKNVLIIGAEKFSSIVDYTDRSTCILFGDGAGAAMICATENKAEALIDIHASADGAYADFLVTPAPGAVHPASQKMIDEGLQFVQMKGNETFKLAVKTLTKDVQEILETNGITAEDIPHFIPHQANYRIIKAVGDALKMREDQVVLTVGKYGNTSAASIPMAINDIYEEGRLKTGDLMLLDTFGGGLTWASALLPFAGKAKQ
- a CDS encoding leucine--tRNA ligase translates to MSYNPKEIEAKWQKTWEDEEAFEPSDSLEQKKKYILSMFPYPSGRIHMGHVRNYAIGDAFARYYRKQDYNVLHPIGWDAFGMPAENAAIKHKLHPKKWTYENIEYMRKELASLGLSFSKTREFATCDELYTRWEQEFIIKMYEEGLLYRESTTVNWCETCHTVLANEQVEEGCCWRCDNPVQLKQMPGYYIDIIKYADELLSDLEKLEGKWPSQVLTMQSNWIGKSQGLELEFKLSQESRKKLDGKFEGYTVFTTRPDTIYGVTYSALAAEHPITKYLIENNLLKTDTAQKITAIANMTERERAQADKEGYALGITVIHPLTGEEIPVWTANFVLASYGGGAVMAVPAHDERDFEFASKYDLPIKRVIHGNDDILPYTQEGILENSDVFTGMKNIEAKAAVIALFEENKQGKGTTNYKLRNWGVSRQRYWGAPIPFVHCEKCGLVPEKIENLPIALPEDVQITGEGNPLENHPVWKHCICPKCGNDALRETDTLDTFVQSSWYQFRYATNPKKWNEVGIDKEEANYWLAVDQYIGGIEHAILHLLYARFFTKVLRDLGYHDIDEPFERLLTQGMVLMDGAKMSKSKGNTVDPDALIAKYGADTARLFTLFAAPPQKELEWNDSAVEGAFRFIKKLYDRKEKVTHNALRDIDQKALGKETKAARAKVYEALQKSTDVYEKTFAFNTLIAACMEALNALDKQDNAEVWSEGMYIMLNLLEPIIPHVATELSDVLFDRKNLQSILEVKSEVFVQDVIVYVVMIGGKKRTEIEADPNMGQEEILSLAKEAGSKWLEGMSIIKEVVVPGKLVNLAVKPAS
- a CDS encoding metallophosphoesterase — its product is MKIGFIGDIVGKPGRLTVKRHLERLKQEHFLDYVIANYENASHGFGLTEKNCVELLGCGIDMMTGGNHSFDKKEVLPLFDTYPLIRPINYPQETPGKGVYETTISGQKIAILNLMGYYTMPMVDNPFTVISREIKRLKMKNIKHIVIDMHAEASSEKQVLLHMLKKDVSAILGTHTHVGTDDLQIVEGCCYVTDVGLTGCRDGVIGMHHDVPIKRFLTGLGGHFSVPETCKTLLQMVIFELDDEGRCRDAKKIKIYDNTPQIVTDAWTD
- a CDS encoding DNA polymerase III subunit gamma/tau; translation: MSLALARKYRPATFDDLIGQEAVSQTLSLALDGDRLSHAYLFSGLRGSGKTSTARIFAKALLCEKGTTSHPCGECIHCVMANENRHIDIVEMDAASNRGIDDIKDLIEHTKYKPSLARYKIFIIDEVHMLTPQAFNALLKTLEEPPGFVKFILATTDPLKLPATILSRTQHFRFKKISHNLVLGHLEHILNLENIEYEKEALDIIARSGAGSLRDSLTLLDQAIVYSKNFVDISTVTGMLGIINPSILGQLLEDILHKDRSKILTFIHMASGYEAEMILDELTLYLKELLLAQNTIFSAMIIERFFRVIADAKNLLALGSDGEFVLTLTLFKMIEALEIKEIDAMIKSLKNELKGVQISVSTSACANKEEIIVPTEVITITQEEIVSSLPSKIEIQKTTVSLEEKTEKQTNRMLVADKMAPIPETQEASLPSLQEFNEQTAQITEANPYQNSFETLIEKIFDRNYELGACFEANITFESFQNNQLTWASTAEGEEKKLLIAHWGVINMFVKELFGLETKIINIAKENLPNLHSSEMKKNITSSYDKESEECSNFSSMIEEIEMKNSCVSSEAGETEAAKEKDPSTILEEPMIKEAIALLDPKKVRIKLNS